Proteins encoded together in one Phalacrocorax carbo chromosome 18, bPhaCar2.1, whole genome shotgun sequence window:
- the SURF2 gene encoding surfeit locus protein 2, producing the protein MAGPGPAGGAVALEVPEEERLFLRHHPLLSPAGPGKVRCRLTGHEIPCRLSELQAYTNGKKYQRLIKTAREFDYGKFEPHIVPSTKNLHQLFCKLTLRHINKLPEHVLRHVQGKRYQKALKMYEECQKEGVEYVPPCLRQKKQRTQHPDDHTNGSRQPYRKEEFWEPKSSDEDGEETDDSMSDLYPPALFPEKSPSAPQTSKGSDDFATDSEDEGAKQNGDATGEDGRMDVSRAVGSKRGKKQSGPLKKKFKSRHRKPKNFKKVTNGK; encoded by the exons ATGGCGGGGCCGGGTCCTGCTGGTGGCGCGGTCGCCCTCGAGGTGCCCGAGGAGGAGCGGCTCTTCCTGCGGCACCACCCGCTCCTtagccccgcggggccgggcaag GTGAGATGCAGGCTGACAGGCCACGAGATACCGTGCCGGCTGTCAGAGCTGCAGGCTTATACTAATGGCAAGAAGTACCAGCGGCTAATAAAGACAGCCAGAGAGTTTGACTATGGCAAGTTTGAGCCCCATATAGTGCCCAGCACAAAGAACCT ACACCAGCTATTTTGCAAGCTCACTCTCAGACACATCAACAAGCTTCCAGAGCACGTGCTGCGTCATGTCCAGGGGAAGCGCTATCAGAAGGCCCTAAAAATGT ATGAGGAGTGCCAGAAGGAAGGAGTGGAGTACGTCCCTCCCTGCTTGCGACAGAAGAAGCAGCGGACGCAGCACCCCGATGACCACACGAACGGGAGCAGGCAGCCTTACAGAAAAGAGGAGTTCTGGGAGCCAAAGTCCAGTGATGAGGACGGAGAGGAGACTGACGACAGCATGAGTGACTTGTACCCAC CTGcgctcttcccagaaaaaaGCCCATCAGCTCCACAAACCTCGAAGGGCAGCGATGACTTTGCAACAGACAGTGAGGACGAGGGGGCCAAGCAGAACGGTGATGCGACCGGCGAGGACGGCAGGATGGATGTCAGCAGAGCAGTTGGCAGCAAAAGGGGAAAG AAACAGTCAGgccctttaaagaagaaattcaagAGTCGTCATCGAAAACCCAAGAACTTCAAGAAAGTAACCAATGGCAAATAA